The Silene latifolia isolate original U9 population chromosome 4, ASM4854445v1, whole genome shotgun sequence region tcgaagtggggagctggcctggtggttgtcggggtggttcaggcggcgcgtgaggagtGTGGGCGAGAGTGAAGGCGTGGGTGGTAAGAGTcgggttattcgaattgttttgaaacgggttttcatagtttaatcgttataattcgttaattggtcgtattcttaattaattaatttaattcccgagttatttaaataattaaagacgggttgttgagttgttcaaaggtttgattcgggttttcttaatcgtataattcgtttaatcttttaattatcatattggttattcaatttaattccgagtcagttaaataattcaagtcgggtttcgAGTCGAGATGGTTAATTGGAAAActgctatatcggggaagtttccatttaaggaaactttccatttagGGAGTTCTATTTTTattaactttctattttgggaacgggaatagttaagtgattgtttatcatttaattatctttagagggcgaattgttgtggaatattactggacacccgactaattgactgcagtactgaggtagggaaatacacttgacttattatcgttgttgttaaattgtgttgacttgattcatggttgttgattacgttatgattcatatacgggaaggtgattgattgaattgatggtattgagtatgatatcacaacatcgggtaaccggcatgattttatgatttatcagtgcattgatttatatatattgtgttgcattaatttcttttgagcattcatatccATTGGAGATGggggatgttgtggtgatgtggtgtggtgatgatgatgttgtgataaggcccaggcgggttctgcaggacttgccctggtgtcctcattgcgaagtggcggatcggctacggtcaatatatatagtctaccggggatcggtatggtgggcgttccgggttatgagctatgagactggttatgagatatgagttgagatggagatggaggtgacggaggagcatgcatatcatattatttgttgtttcattgttttccctactcaacctcgtggttgaccctgtgtattcgtgaacacctgtgatgacccaaatattggcgagcagacttgacaggtttaagagatagaacgggagcttggtgggcgtgagacactggatcagaagacttagtagctagatcattatttagaagacttcacttttatttatattagttctttgtaatttgatgtaaatgaggtttgtaaaagttaagttaaaaataattatataaattgccttggagtttaatttgttattcactacctcggaaaaccgagatggtaacagtccggtttattaggaatGTCTTGTtggaggctcctttataaatcggggtgttacatttcgagtgactttggtttttgtcctaggtcatgccgtgaaaggaggccaaaagggcatttactaggtcatggtgagctgtattgtgcaataggatacagagggcatacaggaattgtccacccacgttgggtaactatatctcaaggctactcgaggagttaatgactacaaatgcgtggccacgctcggaagtaatctgtgagagatttttccggtcaggtagtcacactcccaatcgagaaaaccactcgcgatgtgttcatgtgcaagtgcgacctgaaagacaccttgcattgagtgggagattaaaacggacaagagaattggtagcgcacaccttgtgtcggacaagtgggaaattgttggagttagtgtcttccacaatagtgcgttaacatattaaatctcattaatggaatatcatcaaatatttatttatttgatcctcgtcagttgattaacgtaaatcgataacggttggctgactagagtttgacgttattgtcgtgagacggcggtgatcaactgacccctttcggtcacaccgaaaggaacgaaccccaatagacaactaattaaatgtatgagatacaatttatttagtcccttgatttgtagactaagaggttagtcgattatttttagagagatttcgagttgcgaactcgaggagcggcagttattatttaattatgcgataattaaataataagttttgggaaacgggttttagttaattaactgttaatttactaaaattgtactaattgattaatgtgattaatattagtacgtaaataatatgtgtagtggtacacgtatatttacggagtgaattggaccaattaattatggaagtatttaaacatgatacgatgtttaaaataaaaattacacggatttgtgcgacaaatataagaaccaacatggacccgtaaatggtcaagtggaccgtgtaaaataagagtagtaaatgattattcacataatcatttcaccttatattgtatactaccataatttatcttatgtaaaagtttgcatgtgatgtaagataaaaacataagacaaattttctccactccctcactccaccttccacccgccacttcccttccctatatactccatctattgttcacatTTCACTCTACCTCACTTCTTTACTCTACCTACATGCATGTGAACAttttattcatctctctaaaataataatccttactactaagcttgttagtaagaaCACAAATAATATcactaagattagttagtaatattactaataataatcaagggttcaattttaacaagttctagttcatacttgttattattattgggttagttcttgggtgcaacaagaaggagatcttctttttgaagatttgcaaggaggatcttccatttggtttaagctcaagaacaagctagtaaggtgaactagtttgtgccccttTTACCactaaatcaatgtaaggaaattgtttttccttatactttctttttatgcttttatattagcatgcatgttacatagatcacctaaataacaatttatgagataaattaattttattagagagtctaatatggatctatgatctttcaatatTCCCATGTTGCAATtaatatcatttggggaattaaatttgtttggaaattgtgagatttgtgcttctaattggcaccgttttgtatcgattgatcttgagttcgaagttgggatgttcccgtaatttggatctgtagttactagcttggctttaactcctcatatccaaatttatcttagccccttcttacccattacctcacatatccatatttacctcggcatgtgtcatggtcatttgtttggttggaatgcatatgtacggttgtagagattattttcatattagattgcaggcatgttcttataggtcgtagttaggtgagagtctttacaaaaattacttctttctatctttacatatattcacctgtatttattgagtgatttgagcgacccgtgagagtccaatatgataagtctctatagttgacggttcaacaatttttaacgactacataactcgtttgcatgattcatattactaattgattgttgatttttagcattaaactggtttaggctttgcagtttgcatttagctctgagaatgaactcgttccattaggttttaagatcgagtctagttcttgcttggggacaagcaagggttcggtttggggaagtttgatgcgtgtcctaaatatgatattttacatcctattttacacgcatttcagagctcaattatgtcgtttatgctactattttccctatttccgtctactttcgtgtttttgtgtaatatttcagaaatgtgaagaatccagcggaaatcgagccgaatccgtccctaagtgcttggcataggatttgacatgaagatttgactcgggaaatgaacttggtgcgcgtagcaaggcctgaaagatatatttacgagagtttcagaagcagattaccagctaacttggtctatagactgacctacatggtctatagactgccagaatgctgaacagttgaCTGCAGAAAGAGCAGTCAGTCGATAGACTGtgtcccatggtcgatcgaccacgtgaGCTGACGAACAAGTTTTATTTCCAAATCAGAAGCTTCTGATAATCtcgacctttggtcgatcgactgatgtcaatggtcgatcgaccgcttgtgCAACctgacgggaattaaaagatttttaacctaagcccatttgtaattaggttttaagaagAGTTTTACGTAatacttctatataacgtaactcttcctgGTGCTTTAGGGGATTCATGATTCATTCATTAATTTTGTATTAGGGGTTCAGATTTATCATATCTAGTTTACAGTTTTCTTAAGTAtttcaataaagttcttctttgCATCCGGGTTTGTTCCTCCTGCTTTGCttatttctggtaattcttgctctgaattttgttctttctttatagattagaattgattagttagaatTCCTAAGCcctaattccttcttttatgcggttttactgtttatttaatttaattatgaattctgttatttgcatctttagtttcgttatcattattaattccagtatgagtagctaaatctcccgcgctaagatgtgaggggatccgTAGTGTAGATGGCGTAAGATAGGTAGACCTGAGTCGGGGTattgtcgatcgactgaccttgttggtcgatcgactgtatccgttggtcgatcgactacctccgttggtcgatcgactacctccgttggtcgatcgactgcgtcGTGTTAGATTAGCATCGTTtttaatgttttaattgcaatatttgacaaaatcgaatgcaggcgactagttgaatgcttagtatttgaccgacccacaagatcgagagataggggagggaaaatagattaataaattgagacgactaaattgctaagatcgaaagataagtaatttaggctttaggaatcactattcagggcgagagctagttttagtgagacttagggattagtagcataggccgaaaggagctactagttaactcggaccgagaggacctgttatttgcccatcttacatgattatttcagacttacctaggttTACCGCCATCGtagctacagtgaaccgatcgtcttagccttcttttaattattgtttacatttctttcgTTATTTGCATTCTTATTTTATAATATTAGATTTAATCCAATCCAAAACCCCccagaaattcatagactgaaataaaacaaCTTAACTCCCTACCTCCATGCGGATCGACCCGTGctaccactatctatagtagtagtcggtattataaattttatttttgatactttacgacggtatcaaaaggactatataaaatgcacgtgtCACCCAACTTCAGATAAGATACACCTATCAGTCATACACAATCCCAACTTATGAAGTTTAATTCTGGTGTTCAATGCCCTTTTCTGAATCAACCAACCAACAAAAGAATGCTTTGGCAAAATCCAATTATCCCATACATCCTTATACCAATGGACGGGGGGTGTGATCCCTGCATCCATTGGTATCCAGGTCCTACAGAGTAACCACCAGTGGAAGCTATCCAGTGATTACCCTGATAACCACCATCCAACAGACCTTTGACTCGACATatattcctccaattccaattggaATCAAGAGGAGGTTGATAAGAATCCCAATTTGCACCTTTCAAGTAAACATGATTTATCCACAACACCCATAATCTGCCAGCCTTAGTATACAACCTGTGAACAAGTTTACCTACAGTTGCTGCATTCCACACCCCAACTTCCTTTATACCCAGACCACCCTCTTTCTTGCTAAAACAGATGCCATGCCAAGAAACCAATGGTGCTCTGCTATATTCAGATTCTCCACACCACAAAACATTCCTACAAATAGCTTCTATCCTTTTGATAACCCCTTTTGGAATCAAGAAGATTGATGCCCAATAATTGTGTAATGTATTGAACACGGAATTAATAAGAACAAGTCTACCTGTATAACTGAGCTTCGTTGCCTCTATTCGCTCTGACTTTAGCCACTATCTTCTCTATTAACACATTGCAATCAGGTCTTGTCAATCTACCAGGTTGGATAGGAATACCCAAGTAATTGAAAGGTAGCTTACCTTCCTGGAAACCTGAGATTTGAGTTATGTCTTGCTTCAAGCTATCAGTTACCCCCATTTAAAACCACCTCAGATTTAGAAGCATTAACTTTAAGACCAGAAGTAGCAGAAAAAGTTGCAAGAACTTGAAGTATTAACATGATAGATTTCACATCCCCTTTGCTGAACATAAGGAGCTCATCAGCAAATAATAAATGAGTAAGCTTTAAGCTCTTACAAAGTGGATGAAATCTGAAGAACCATTTCTTAGTTGCAAAATCCATTACTCTTGTCAGATACTTCATAAAAATGCAGAAAAGGAGAGGGGATATAGGGTCACCTTGTCTGAGGCCCCTTCTACCCTTGAAATAACCAAACTGAGCTCTATTTAGATTAAGAGTATAGGATGGAGTAGAGATGCAAGTCATGATCAGTTGCCTAGTTTTTTCAGGAAACATAAGGGCTTCTAACATCTGATCCACAAACTGCCACTCTATAGAATCATAAGCTTTTTGCAAGTCAAGCTTAAACATGCATCTAGGAGAAGCTTTACCTCTGTGATACAACCTGATTAAGTCTTGATATATCAATATATTTTCAAGAATACTCCTTCCCTTCACAAAAGCACCTTGATTCTTACTAATGATATCAGGTAAAACCATTGCCAATCTAGTGCAGAGAATTTTTGAAATGGCCTTATAAAGGACATTACAACATGAAATTGGCCTGAAATGTTTTACACTAGTTGGCCTTTCCATTCTAGGGATTAAAGTAATTACTGTAGCATTGATTTGAGTCAACAACTTCCCAGTATCAAAGAAATTAATCACTGCAGCACACACTTCATCCCCTACAACATGCCAAGCATCACTGAAGAACTGGCTTGTATACCCATCTGGCCCAGGTGACTTGCTTTTTGGAATGCTAAAAATACTATTCTTGACTTCCTCAGCTGTAACAGGCCTAGCTAAGATATCCCAATGATTCTCATTACAACATGCCCCTTTCCTTACCATATTCACATTAACCTCATCAGTGAGTGTATGAGGGCCTAGCAAATCAGTATAGTAACCCAAGAAAGCTTCTTGGATAGTGTCACCTTCAGTACATATCATCCCATCCTTATCCTCAATTTGGAACACCTTATTAAGCATCATTATTTTCTTAATTGCATGATGAAAATAGGATGTGTTGAGATCCCCTTCTAAAGACCATTGCACCTTAGCCTTTTGAATTAGAAAACTATCCCTGGCTGTAATTAAACCCTTAAGATCATGAGCCAAATCCATTTCTTGTTGCAGTAACTCAGCATCACCAGGTTTGTCAACTAAAGCCTGTTGAATATTTTCCAGAGCCATACTTGCTATAGTTGTATTATTCTCAATATCAGAAAAACATTCTCGATTCAAAGACGTCAAAATAGGCTTCAGAGCTTTGAGTTTTTTACTACAGAAAACATTTTGGTACCTCTGTATTCTCTAATCCAAATCTTTCCAATAGAGTCCTTCAAATTTGGTGGAGTACCCCCAcatactaaaacatttaaaacccTGTTTCCCTCCAATTTCAGCACTCCTATCCATAATGGTACATGGACAATGATCAAAAAGCCCCTCAGGGTGGAAATGAGCAATACTATTACCAAACTTGTCCAACCACTCTTGATTTCCCATTACTCTATCCAACCTACTATACACCCTATCAGATGCATCCTATTTATTTGACCAGGTAAATAATGCTCCAGTGGCATGAATGTCCTACATACCACAAATAGACACACAATCCTGAAAATGATCCATCTCTGCATCAGAAGTGTTGCCACCTAGTCTCTCAACAAGAGATAAAACTGTATTGAAATTCCCAAGCCACAACCAAGGTTCAATACATTCTACAGAAATCCCCTTTAGAATATTCCACAACTCAACTCTTTCATACAAGCCATTAAAGGCATAAATCAAAGTAAGATAAAATCTCTTCCCATCAGTTTGAGAATGTACCAACATATGGACATGTTGGGCACTATAAGAAAGAAACTGAATGTCAAAAAGATTAGGCTTCCACAAGATCCAGATTCTACCACCCTTATGCCAACTGTAGTTAGTGGAGACACTCCAACCGTCATAAATAGAGGTATCCCTTTTCAATAAAGTCCCAGGTTTAAGTTTAGTTTCAAGCAAACCAAACAAACCTACCCCATTATTGTGCATAAACCATTTCACCACTCTCTGCTTATTCAGGTTATTaagacccctaacattccaaaatcctaTACTATGCATGGATATTGGCAGGAGGGGTCCTTTCCATTGTCAACTATCTGCCCTTGAGGTGTTGCAGTACGATTAAGAGCATCCATAACAGTATAATAACTAAATTTGCCAGATAATCTCACCCCAACCATTCCCTCTTGTCTGTTAAGCCTCATGATTTGCTTAGCTGGTGTAGACCTAACAACAGGAGTAGTTCTAACCGTATGCAGTGGAGGAAAATTAGTAGGAGTAAGAGTAGGAGGAGTTAGAACACTAGCAGGCATACCCTGAGGTTTCACAACATGCCTCCATTCTTTTTTCTGTTAAGGTTTAGACTTAGGCATAGAACCTTGAGTACTGCTCATATTCTTCTTCCTACTAGGTTTTCTGCATTGGGTAGAATCATGTCCTATTCCCTTACAACAAGTACAAGAAATAGGCCTTCATTCATACTCTATGGCCACATACACCACATGCCCAGATTCATCTAAAAACTTCACTTTCTCAGGTAACTTCGGATCCATAGGCAATTCTACCATAACCCAAGCATAACTTAGTCTAACTTTATCATGTGTATCAATATCCATTTTCACATACTTGCCAACCAAGTCCGCAATCTTAGGTAAACATTTCCCCCAAAACTTCAGAGGATGCCATATAGTTTTACCCAAACAGGAACCACATCAAGCTTTTATTTGACCAATTCCATATCCATAACCCATGGTTTGATAATCACGGGTTTGTTATCGAATAAATAATACCCAGATTGAAATAAGGCTTCCTTACCAACAGACTTAGTGAGTCTaacaataaaaacaccattaTGTAGGAAATAAACCCTATCAATCCCAAATTGATCCCAAACCCGATATATGTAACTCTCAACAATATCCCAAGGAGGATTAGCCCCCAGAATGTAACAAATAACAGAGTTAGTCCAAAAATCTACCTCAGTTTTGATGTCGTCATGTGTAAACTTAAGAAAACCAGAAACATCCTCCTCTTCAGTAATTGTTTCCAATACTGGAATGTCTTTCCCTCCCTAGCGCagcatccatccatcattcacCACCAGTTCTCCTTCACTAAGATTTAACGCAGGAATACCCTGGATAGAATAAATTGATTTTGTTTTGCCTGTATACGAGGAAGTAATCAAGGCACCATCTTTAGAGGTACCCTCATCAGATGACTGTAATACAGAAGCTTTTGAAGATTGTAATGCTGATTTGGTCACTGAATTCAATGGTCTAAATCGATTTTGCGTGTTTTTGAGTGCCGTCATTGTTGTACTAATTTAAGGTTTTAAGAAAATAGAGCTTTTGTCTCTCTAGATTTCTCTCTCATGACCATTTATATTCATTAACTTATAAAAAGGCAAATGCAAGGAAAAATGACATTATGAAAAAGACAAAAGGGTGGACACAGACCatataaattttcaaatttttagattTTTTTCGATTTCCCATAACTAGACtcactaaatccctcccccaaactagaacaacacattgtcctcaatgtataaaacaaataaggacacccaacaaggggagatgggatgacacatgcggaaataaaggaagggaagaaaGCATACTAAAGTGCagaagcctcccccaagctaggtTGAAAACGGGGTAAGGTTCaatccaagtagcaaagtacCTGCAAAAGACAAGCTACTACATACTAAAGCAAGATAAACGTCTTATTGTCTtaactattacatcaaaaccaaattgaAATTGCAATTGAAACTATCTCAAAAACATAACTAAACACGGGTTGCCTCCCGAGAAGCGCAATTTAAATGTCTTGCTAGACCCTTCTTCTCCTTAATGTCATGGCCGTCTTTTGTGTTTAAAAAGCAAGTCAAAGCCCTTACAAGTCTATCATATAcctgcgcatgagcaatacaAAATTCaaatgtaagcaattgataagatataagcatGAAAGATCAAAGGTAAGGAATGATAAATCTTATCAATGGGCGCATGAGAGTCTTCAAAGAGAACCACCGGactactccactcgtcagcaagagatggagAAATaggcttaagaccataaaataaaCCGTTAGTGCGCAAATTATCATTATAAATGGTCTCAATTTGGTGGCATGAAGACTCGAGAAGATGGGACTCATCAAAAATATGGGGTTCATCCCACTTAAACTCTATGTGTGCATcactaagtcctccatcaacCTTAAATGGATCAACTACATCCTCCGTGGAAGGATTTTCAAAGGTTTCAAATATCTTGGGCAAAACCCGATCCACAGTGAGTATGTCATCTACTACAAGGTGAATGTCAtcaacatgagtctctaaatAGTCAATTGGAATGACACTAGGGGACTTTTAAAAGAAAAGGTTGGACCATCATCATCGTTATCCAATAAATCAAGATCATTAGAGGCAAAAGACTCACATTAGGGGGTGGAAAAGCATAAGTATTGGTCAATCGCTCACTTTCTTCACGCATTTATTTGAGCATTTGTTGGCTACGAGCCAGAGTTGCATAAACTTCCTCTTCAAAACCAGATGACAAAGTTTGTTTGCGAGCTACCTCCCGACATTCGGAGGCCATAAAAtttaagaaattccaaagttctgCCCCAATCATGTAGCagacactcccattactcaaGTTTAGAGCCCATTCACCGGTCCCGAAGTTCATGCCATCAAGCACGACATAAGCCATGTAAATCTTATCAATGACTTGTTCAATGGAAATGAGACTATTGGTAAAGTTATAAAATCGGtcaagatagtcatgaaaaggctcatTCTCTTGTTGCGGGATGATTTTGTTCATCATTATGGAAGGCCGAGCTctattacctacaaaataggcactaaaactacaaggaAATCGTGAGAGcgatcccaaggaacaagtgttccccgggataaaataaaatgagataaaattcaacaactaaatagcaaacaaaaccgtgctccccggcaacggcaccaaaatttgattaGCTATCGCAAACCTAACAAAGATAAATACCCAAGATACAAATGAATGTATTAATAGgagtcgaacacaaggagacagagttgctaaacaagttgttatggagtgaattctATCAAAGTCGGTTATCGATTgattgtttggttgggtttgtaaaataataataaagcaaTGAAAGAAATCAATAATAAAGAAAGAGCCTAGGAAAGTCGGGTAACACATCTGTAAATGCTCAAGTTAAACATAGGGGTTGATAATACGATAATTTTATAGGTCTTATGACAAcaacctctcggccttattgtcaaccacagaacgggtcctaacgagctctcgctatggctaggtcggtctactaaaacatgcttagtctaattcattttcgtgcctctcgacttataaaagtgaattatcAAATTTAATCTAAAATAGTGGCCAacaatcaaagactaacaattcaatacaagcatgtgatagaaactattataTGATTACTATAGCATCCTAATTTAACAATTGCAAAAACTatttatgcatggcttccctattcCTTAAACAAATGAACTACTCTTGCATAATGAAGATTAAAGCAATGACAAATGGTATAATAAAGATgaacatactaactagtaatgtaaatgacaaatgaataacaaaacaaTACTAGAAATAATATTACCTTAACAATTGGAAATGAgcttggaaatgaagaacaagatagaACAAATGGAAAGCTTGAAATGTAAATTGTATATAACTTGAATGAAATTAtttataacataaaggaaatgCTAAATGGAAAgctaatctaaactatactaagaACTTGAAATAGTGTATGAAAAACATGTAAATGTAGTATAGGAGTTGTGTTTGAGGTCCCgtgtaatacccggatattttgggacccgcaaaggaaccttgggatgcgtgataaGACATTGTGCTAGACGAGAGGCCACACGGGAGTGAAGTGTAACTataaagtggaccgagtataacctataaCTAGAAagtgttgaacctggaacatTTTGTGGAATTTGGTAATGAACATTATGAGAACACATGATGAGGTTTGGCAGTTGAACTTTGGGacgttctcttttagggggagtggatgtaataattcggaaagtaaggaaagagaaagtacggaATGAGAGGAAGTAATGAGAATTGAGCAAAAAACCTTGGGATAAGTACGATAGACATATGTGGTTAATAAGAGTGATGATGAATATACGATCTTGATGGAATTTAAGATAGAATAAAGGACAACGGTGATGGCGAGAGAGTGCTTGAGAACCGGTAATGAGACGTAAGGGAAGCTTGAGGAATAGTTGTGAAAAGAGAGAGTGAGGCgaacttcaaggacgaagttcatttaaaGGGGGGAAGATTATAATACTATGATATTTTGGGACCCACAA contains the following coding sequences:
- the LOC141651814 gene encoding uncharacterized protein LOC141651814, translated to MTALKNTQNRFRPLNSVTKSALQSSKASVLQSSDEGTSKDGALITSSYTGKTKSIYSIQGIPALNLSEGELVFWGKCLPKIADLVGKYVKMDIDTHDKVRLSYAWVMVELPMDPKLPEKVKFLDESGHVKKEWRHVVKPQGMPASVLTPPTLTPTNFPPLHTVRTTPVVRSTPAKQIMRLNRQEGMVGVRLSGKFSYYTVMDALNRTATPQGQIVDNGKDPSCQYPCIRVVKWFMHNNGVGLFGLLETKLKPGTLLKRDTSIYDGWSVSTNYSWHKGGRIWILWKPNLFDIQFLSYSAQHVHMLVHSQTDGKRFYLTLIYAFNGLYERVELWNILKGISVECIEPWLWLGNFNTVLSLVERLGGNTSDAEMDHFQDCVSICGVLKLEGNRVLNVLVCGGTPPNLKDSIGKIWIREYRASMALENIQQALVDKPGDAELLQQEMDLAHDLKGLITARDSFLIQKAKVQWSLEGDLNTSYFHHAIKKIMMLNKVFQIEDKDGMICTEGDTIQEAFLGYYTDLLGPHTLTDEVNVNMVRKGACCNENHWDILARPVTAEEVKNSIFSIPKSKSPGPDGYTSQFFSDAWHVVGDEVCAAVINFFDTGKLLTQINATVITLIPRMERPTSVKHFRPISCCNVLYKAISKILCTRLAMVLPDIISKNQGAFVKGRSILENILIYQDLIRLYHRGKASPRCMFKLDLQKAYDSIEWQFVDQMLEALMFPEKTRQLIMTCISTPSYTLNLNRAQFGYFKGRRGLRQGDPISPLLFCIFMKYLTRVMDFATKKWFFRFHPLCKSLKLTHLLFADELLMFSKGDVKSIMLILQVLATFSATSGLKVNASKSEVVLNGEKIVAKVRANRGNEAQLYSRAPLVSWHGICFSKKEGGLGIKEVGVWNAATVGKLVHRLYTKAGRLWVLWINHVYLKGANWDSYQPPLDSNWNWRNICRVKGLLDGGYQGNHWIASTGGYSVGPGYQWMQGSHPPSIGIRMYGIIGFCQSILLLVG